One Halorientalis litorea DNA segment encodes these proteins:
- a CDS encoding hybrid sensor histidine kinase/response regulator: MSRNAAEVSTPQGSITVLHVDDEPSVVDLTATCLEREDERFEVLTATSVDEGLERLSERDCDCIVSDYNMPEQNGIEFLSIVRAEYPDLPFILYTGKGSEEIASEAISTGVTDYLQKGTGTEQYTVLANRIENAVEQYRAKTALEASQERLSLFVEQSPLGVLEYDEDFEIVRLNEAGEEILGYTEAELRGETWETLVSENSYDDSDKVTDELAEAAGGFRSIDENVRKDGERIVCEWHNRVITDDDGDIVTVVSLFQDVADRTERERELEQYQAYLEGSTDVITVLDEAGTIQYQSPSVTQVLGYEPGELLGENGFELVHPDDRPGTIDAFESLLAGPEDRVSHELRFRTADDQWCWLEIRGTDYRDNPDIGGVVVNSRDISERKQREQTLRETTARLESLFEESPDMVNIHDDDGNIIDPNARLCEQTGYDEAELTEMSVWDLDENIDEETAQDLWDGMAEHSQVKIESRYRQKDGGTFPVEAHIRRHDIDGEPRFVVISRGISERKQREKQLEQFASVVSHDLRNPLNVAQARLQFVRDECESEHLDDIETAHDRMETLIDDLLTLAQNGRQVDDIEAVTLGSLVEECWQTVETAEATLRVDTDVRLHADRGRLKQLLENLMRNAIKHGGETVTVTVGELPDGFYVEDDGPGVPEAYRDDVFEAGFSGAEDGTGFGLSIVEQVATAHGWRITLATEHDGGARFEITGIETAE, encoded by the coding sequence ATGAGTCGAAACGCCGCCGAGGTGTCCACACCTCAGGGGTCGATTACAGTACTGCACGTCGACGACGAGCCGAGTGTCGTGGACCTGACTGCGACCTGTCTCGAACGCGAGGACGAGCGGTTCGAGGTACTCACAGCCACCAGCGTCGACGAGGGACTCGAACGGCTCTCGGAGAGAGACTGTGACTGTATCGTCTCCGACTACAACATGCCCGAACAGAACGGCATCGAGTTCCTCTCGATCGTCCGTGCGGAGTACCCCGATTTGCCGTTTATCCTGTACACCGGAAAGGGGTCCGAGGAAATCGCCAGCGAAGCGATTTCGACCGGCGTCACCGATTACCTCCAGAAAGGGACCGGGACCGAACAGTACACCGTCCTCGCCAATCGAATCGAAAACGCCGTCGAGCAGTACCGGGCGAAGACGGCACTCGAAGCCAGTCAGGAACGGCTCTCGCTGTTCGTCGAGCAGTCACCGCTCGGCGTCTTGGAGTACGACGAAGACTTCGAAATCGTCCGGTTGAACGAGGCTGGCGAGGAAATTCTCGGCTACACCGAAGCGGAACTTCGCGGAGAGACGTGGGAGACGCTCGTGTCCGAGAACAGTTACGACGACAGCGACAAGGTCACCGACGAACTCGCAGAGGCGGCCGGCGGTTTCCGGAGCATCGACGAGAACGTTCGGAAGGACGGCGAACGAATCGTCTGTGAGTGGCACAATCGCGTCATCACCGACGACGACGGCGACATCGTGACTGTCGTCTCGCTGTTCCAAGACGTCGCCGACCGAACGGAGCGAGAGCGGGAACTCGAACAGTATCAGGCGTACTTGGAGGGGTCGACGGACGTCATCACGGTGCTGGACGAGGCCGGAACGATTCAGTACCAGAGTCCGTCGGTGACGCAAGTCCTCGGGTACGAACCGGGCGAGTTGCTCGGCGAGAACGGGTTCGAGTTGGTCCATCCGGACGACAGGCCGGGGACCATCGACGCCTTCGAGTCCCTTCTAGCGGGGCCGGAAGACCGAGTCAGCCACGAGTTACGGTTCCGAACGGCCGACGACCAGTGGTGCTGGCTCGAAATCCGCGGGACCGACTACCGGGACAATCCAGACATCGGTGGAGTCGTCGTCAACAGCCGTGACATCTCCGAGCGTAAACAGCGCGAGCAGACGCTTCGTGAAACGACCGCGCGGTTGGAATCCCTGTTCGAGGAGTCGCCCGACATGGTCAACATCCACGACGACGACGGGAACATCATCGACCCGAACGCACGACTCTGCGAGCAGACCGGGTACGACGAAGCGGAACTCACCGAGATGAGCGTCTGGGACCTCGACGAAAACATCGACGAAGAGACGGCACAGGACCTCTGGGACGGCATGGCGGAGCACTCCCAAGTCAAAATCGAGAGTCGGTACCGGCAGAAAGATGGAGGGACGTTTCCGGTGGAGGCACACATCAGGCGTCACGACATCGACGGCGAACCGAGGTTCGTCGTCATCAGCCGCGGCATCTCCGAACGCAAACAGCGCGAGAAACAACTTGAACAGTTCGCGTCCGTCGTCAGCCACGACCTCCGGAACCCACTGAACGTGGCCCAAGCACGCTTGCAGTTCGTCCGAGACGAGTGTGAGAGCGAACACCTCGACGACATCGAAACCGCACACGACCGAATGGAGACACTCATCGACGACCTGCTGACGCTCGCACAGAACGGGCGACAAGTCGACGATATCGAGGCCGTGACCCTCGGGTCACTCGTCGAGGAGTGTTGGCAAACCGTCGAAACAGCCGAGGCGACCCTCCGGGTCGACACCGACGTTCGACTCCACGCCGACCGGGGCCGTCTCAAACAACTGCTGGAGAACCTCATGCGAAACGCGATAAAACACGGCGGCGAAACCGTCACCGTGACTGTCGGTGAACTGCCCGACGGATTCTACGTCGAGGACGACGGCCCCGGCGTACCCGAGGCGTATCGCGACGACGTGTTCGAGGCCGGTTTCTCGGGCGCGGAAGACGGGACGGGATTCGGACTGAGTATCGTCGAACAGGTGGCCACCGCACACGGTTGGCGAATCACGCTCGCCACCGAACACGACGGCGGCGCGCGGTTCGAGATTACCGGCATCGAGACTGCCGAGTAG
- a CDS encoding CaiB/BaiF CoA transferase family protein, with the protein MQPFEDIDVLDLTQSIAGPVATQFLGALGANVVKVEPVEGDRFRNVLDGAMFASVNLADKRSVCLDLKSDAGKRAASDLAAEADVVVESFRPGVMERFGLDYESVAADNEDVVYLSLTGFGQDGPYSDRPAYDPIIQAMSGLMSTIGYPDRPPVRIGASVIDWGTGTTAAFSLASALLHREATGEGQRIDVNLFEVAVTWMGYWISHYSGSGENPERSGQGFAGLAPNEVFNVAGDGNIYMCVFTDGMFADLCDALDREELVTDERFETNDARWAHRETLKEILEDEFADYDREELCEQLATVGIPAGPVQSVEELVEDDPHLAARELLVESHNVLTDTPVETAGVPFTTSEGRPDISGRPPELGEHTRAVLEELGYDDETVSRMLAAADIAD; encoded by the coding sequence ATGCAACCGTTCGAGGACATCGACGTACTCGACCTGACCCAGTCGATAGCTGGCCCCGTCGCGACGCAGTTCCTCGGGGCATTAGGCGCGAACGTCGTCAAGGTCGAACCGGTCGAAGGAGACAGGTTTCGCAACGTACTCGACGGCGCGATGTTCGCGTCGGTCAACCTCGCGGACAAACGGAGCGTCTGTCTCGACCTGAAGAGCGACGCGGGCAAGCGTGCGGCCAGTGACCTCGCCGCCGAGGCGGACGTGGTGGTCGAGAGTTTCCGGCCGGGCGTCATGGAGCGGTTCGGGTTGGACTACGAATCCGTCGCCGCCGACAACGAGGACGTGGTCTACCTGTCGCTGACCGGGTTCGGACAGGACGGCCCCTACAGCGACCGGCCGGCGTACGACCCCATCATCCAAGCGATGAGCGGCCTGATGTCGACGATCGGCTACCCCGACCGCCCGCCGGTCCGCATCGGCGCCAGCGTCATCGACTGGGGGACCGGGACGACGGCGGCGTTCAGCCTCGCGTCGGCACTGTTGCACCGCGAGGCCACCGGCGAAGGCCAGCGTATCGACGTGAACCTCTTCGAGGTGGCGGTCACGTGGATGGGATACTGGATTTCCCACTACTCCGGTAGCGGGGAGAACCCCGAGCGGTCGGGGCAGGGATTCGCCGGCCTCGCGCCCAACGAGGTGTTCAACGTCGCCGGCGACGGGAACATCTACATGTGTGTCTTCACCGACGGGATGTTCGCGGACCTGTGTGACGCCCTCGACCGGGAGGAGTTGGTGACCGACGAGCGGTTCGAGACGAACGACGCTCGCTGGGCGCACCGCGAGACCCTCAAGGAGATACTCGAAGACGAGTTCGCCGACTACGACCGTGAGGAGCTCTGTGAACAACTGGCGACGGTCGGTATCCCCGCCGGGCCGGTCCAGAGCGTCGAGGAACTGGTCGAGGACGACCCGCACCTCGCCGCGCGTGAACTGCTGGTGGAGTCACACAACGTTCTGACGGACACGCCCGTCGAGACGGCCGGCGTCCCGTTCACGACGAGCGAGGGGCGACCGGACATCTCGGGTCGCCCGCCGGAACTCGGCGAACACACCCGGGCCGTACTCGAAGAACTCGGCTACGACGACGAGACGGTGTCGCGGATGCTCGCCGCGGCCGACATCGCGGACTGA
- a CDS encoding CaiB/BaiF CoA transferase family protein — protein sequence MPLSDVRVIDCGQVIAGPICATYLGDLGADVVKIERPGGEVYRTDRRERDGEGFNPGFEQFNRNKRSLCLDMKAPEGMATLYDLVETADVFVQNWPPGVASRLGVDYDTLRDINEGIVYVHITGYGETGPMANKPAMDAIIQHVSGLSSVMGYDDGKPPIRAQSSVADYYAGCHAAISALAALRHRDVHDAGGQKVDVSLLESVMHNMDGAFEYYHNCGEVPGRGGRNAMFNPEMLYGAAEAADGWVCVALLLYSERIWEGYCDVIGREDLLTEEKYQTDAGRMDDAGELTALLEEWLADKPADEAVETLVAAGVPAARHRTIDEAASLDHVREREVFRTVPHPRLDEVTLTDTPLSLSETPPQSPRHTPVLGEHNREVLAELGYDEAEITDLASAGVIETREDD from the coding sequence ATGCCACTCTCAGACGTGCGTGTCATCGACTGTGGACAGGTCATCGCGGGCCCAATCTGTGCGACGTACCTCGGCGACCTCGGGGCCGACGTGGTCAAAATAGAGCGTCCGGGTGGAGAGGTCTACCGGACCGACCGCCGCGAGAGGGACGGCGAAGGGTTCAACCCCGGGTTCGAGCAGTTCAACCGCAACAAGCGGTCGCTGTGTCTCGACATGAAGGCCCCGGAGGGAATGGCGACGCTGTACGACCTCGTGGAAACCGCGGACGTGTTCGTCCAGAACTGGCCGCCGGGCGTCGCCAGCCGTCTCGGCGTCGATTACGACACCCTCCGAGACATCAACGAGGGCATCGTCTACGTCCACATCACCGGCTACGGCGAGACGGGGCCGATGGCGAACAAACCGGCGATGGACGCCATCATCCAGCACGTCTCCGGACTGTCGAGCGTGATGGGCTACGACGACGGGAAGCCCCCCATCCGCGCCCAGTCGTCGGTCGCCGACTACTACGCTGGGTGTCACGCCGCCATCAGCGCGCTCGCGGCGTTGCGCCACCGCGACGTCCACGACGCTGGCGGCCAGAAGGTCGACGTGTCGCTCCTGGAGTCGGTCATGCACAACATGGACGGGGCGTTCGAGTACTACCACAACTGCGGCGAAGTGCCCGGGCGGGGCGGCCGCAACGCCATGTTCAACCCCGAGATGCTCTACGGGGCGGCCGAGGCGGCCGACGGCTGGGTCTGTGTCGCGTTGTTGCTGTACTCCGAGCGTATCTGGGAGGGGTACTGCGATGTCATCGGCCGGGAGGACCTGCTGACGGAGGAGAAGTACCAGACCGACGCGGGGCGGATGGACGACGCCGGGGAACTGACGGCACTCTTGGAGGAGTGGTTGGCCGACAAACCCGCCGACGAGGCCGTCGAGACGCTCGTCGCCGCCGGCGTCCCGGCCGCGAGACACCGGACCATCGACGAAGCGGCGAGTCTCGACCACGTCCGAGAGCGCGAGGTGTTCCGGACGGTCCCACACCCGCGACTGGACGAGGTGACGCTGACCGACACGCCGCTGTCGCTGTCCGAGACGCCGCCGCAGTCGCCCCGCCACACGCCGGTGCTCGGTGAGCACAACCGCGAGGTGCTCGCGGAACTGGGCTACGACGAGGCGGAGATAACCGACCTCGCTTCGGCCGGCGTCATCGAGACCCGCGAGGACGACTGA
- a CDS encoding DUF7261 family protein, with protein sequence MVRVTRRERGQLVLLAAAVLAVALVPVVLTYLQLGYHEDVAASGDYDAPGEDAARFLDRTVHDAATTVGTDDWGNRRAVVTAVHGELDPRLERLAVSRVESGVAYSVAYNRSAARAWRREHCPSGPNRQFGGCVADRGVVVQRRAGNAHTLAVALDVTVTTERGRSELTFVVETVGGA encoded by the coding sequence GTGGTACGCGTGACCCGTCGTGAGCGGGGCCAACTCGTGTTACTCGCCGCCGCAGTTCTCGCGGTAGCCCTCGTGCCGGTGGTCCTCACCTACCTCCAACTGGGCTATCACGAAGACGTGGCCGCCAGCGGCGACTACGACGCGCCCGGGGAGGACGCCGCGCGGTTCCTCGACCGGACCGTCCACGACGCCGCGACGACTGTCGGGACGGACGACTGGGGCAACCGGCGGGCGGTGGTCACGGCAGTCCACGGCGAACTCGACCCCCGGCTAGAGAGACTCGCCGTCTCGCGCGTCGAAAGCGGCGTCGCCTACAGCGTGGCGTACAACCGGTCCGCCGCACGGGCGTGGCGGCGGGAACACTGCCCGAGTGGCCCGAACCGGCAGTTCGGTGGGTGTGTGGCAGACCGGGGCGTCGTCGTCCAACGGCGGGCGGGCAACGCCCACACCCTCGCCGTCGCGCTGGACGTGACCGTCACGACCGAACGCGGGCGGTCGGAGTTGACGTTCGTGGTCGAGACGGTCGGCGGGGCGTGA
- a CDS encoding DUF7262 family protein has translation MTDRRGQLSLSLVEAGVGVVFLLAVAAGFALGVPQPDTREPQLDLYADDAATVLAGEPPRHSGATRLDEVLQSRAAFARERDALDRRVGRILPDNLAYRVETTHGAVGFRKPGGVPTGRATVTTSNGDVTVWVWYA, from the coding sequence ATGACTGACCGCCGCGGCCAACTCTCGCTGTCGCTGGTCGAGGCCGGCGTCGGCGTCGTGTTCCTGCTCGCCGTCGCCGCCGGGTTCGCCCTCGGCGTCCCGCAACCGGACACGCGCGAGCCACAACTCGACCTGTACGCCGACGATGCCGCGACGGTACTCGCAGGGGAACCGCCGCGGCACAGCGGTGCCACGCGGCTCGACGAGGTGCTCCAGTCACGGGCGGCGTTCGCCCGCGAGCGTGACGCGCTCGACCGGCGCGTCGGCCGGATTCTCCCGGACAACCTCGCCTACCGCGTCGAGACGACACACGGGGCAGTCGGCTTCCGAAAGCCGGGTGGCGTTCCCACGGGACGGGCGACGGTCACGACGAGCAACGGCGACGTGACGGTGTGGGTGTGGTACGCGTGA
- a CDS encoding DUF7263 family protein, with the protein MRAQTSLPALGVALLLLTTTAGLGIAFAEGAFGSAERDAAERRVAVALSERLVGPESSLTTRANTLNATAVGALTERRLRTQYPVVGDRDVRIRLADRTVVDAGTAADGHTVRRIVGVRETQPRAYDPTFDASDETTLPRRTDEVTLDFDPPRRTAIRTVRANGRVVLRNVSGIRGRATVDVSRFETTTLRFTANRSLSTGDVQVTYTPARTTKATLVVTVDD; encoded by the coding sequence ATGCGGGCACAGACGAGCCTTCCCGCGCTCGGTGTGGCGTTGCTCCTCCTGACGACGACGGCCGGCCTCGGTATCGCGTTCGCAGAGGGGGCGTTCGGGAGTGCCGAGCGCGACGCCGCCGAGCGTCGCGTCGCCGTTGCACTCTCTGAGCGTCTCGTGGGTCCCGAGTCGTCGCTGACCACGCGGGCGAACACGCTGAACGCCACGGCCGTCGGGGCACTCACGGAGCGTCGGTTGCGGACCCAGTACCCCGTCGTCGGTGACCGCGATGTTCGTATTCGGCTCGCCGACCGGACGGTGGTCGACGCCGGGACGGCGGCGGACGGCCACACCGTCCGCCGCATCGTCGGCGTCCGCGAGACACAGCCCCGAGCGTACGACCCGACGTTCGACGCGAGCGACGAGACGACGCTCCCCCGGCGGACGGACGAGGTCACCCTCGATTTCGACCCGCCGCGGCGGACGGCCATCCGGACGGTGCGAGCGAACGGGCGGGTCGTCCTCCGGAACGTGTCGGGCATCCGCGGCCGAGCGACGGTCGACGTGTCGCGGTTCGAGACTACGACGCTCCGCTTCACGGCCAACCGCAGTCTCTCGACGGGCGACGTGCAGGTGACGTACACGCCCGCGCGGACGACCAAGGCGACGCTGGTGGTGACGGTCGATGACTGA
- a CDS encoding DUF7266 family protein, whose product MNNRAVSTVVEKTLAIGLVTLFVSLVSLTMFGGVVPDFRAASGEELAERTLAKATERVQQAVPPNATRADVRMRVSLPGTIRRAGYRVRVDGRALVLDHPSDRISARTPLALPQSVVTVDGEWQSGGPAYVRVERVEDGLAVRLETEGR is encoded by the coding sequence ATGAATAACCGCGCCGTCAGCACCGTCGTCGAGAAGACGCTCGCCATCGGCCTCGTCACGCTGTTCGTCTCGCTGGTGTCGCTGACGATGTTCGGCGGCGTCGTGCCGGACTTCCGTGCGGCGAGCGGCGAGGAACTCGCCGAGCGAACGTTGGCGAAGGCTACCGAGCGCGTCCAGCAAGCCGTCCCCCCGAACGCGACACGGGCGGACGTGCGGATGCGCGTCTCCCTCCCGGGCACCATCCGGCGGGCCGGGTACAGAGTCCGGGTCGACGGGCGAGCGTTGGTCCTCGACCACCCGAGCGACCGTATCTCGGCTCGAACGCCGCTGGCACTCCCGCAGTCCGTCGTCACCGTCGATGGCGAGTGGCAGAGCGGCGGCCCCGCGTACGTTCGCGTCGAGCGAGTCGAGGACGGGCTGGCCGTTCGACTCGAAACGGAGGGTCGGTAA
- a CDS encoding DUF7289 family protein, whose product MTATRAQSHVVGVALLMGVTVLALAGLTASIGALVETNAATADATRVADELDGALDPMETTGRNSGRVHFTAGRLRTVEREVRVLDARATRIRIDAGGLVYESGDQQVTYVTDAVLRGAGENAWLYDAPPVTAEQDGDVVVLSVTRLNVSGVAVSGAGETAVTLRSNVSHERTRLGAGTHGIAIETTKPEPLLRWFRDRNATAGRWDFDGDGIESVVARFPGNRTGYLVVHDVRLEVGHE is encoded by the coding sequence ATGACGGCGACGCGCGCACAGTCACACGTCGTCGGCGTCGCGCTCCTCATGGGCGTAACTGTCCTCGCACTGGCCGGTCTGACGGCGAGTATCGGCGCGCTCGTGGAGACGAACGCCGCGACGGCCGACGCGACCCGGGTCGCGGACGAACTCGACGGCGCGCTCGACCCGATGGAGACGACTGGGCGGAACAGCGGCCGGGTCCACTTCACCGCCGGGAGGTTGCGAACGGTCGAGCGGGAGGTGCGAGTACTGGACGCACGTGCAACTCGAATACGGATAGACGCCGGCGGCCTCGTCTACGAGTCGGGAGACCAGCAGGTCACCTACGTTACCGACGCTGTTCTCCGCGGGGCGGGTGAGAACGCGTGGCTGTACGACGCGCCACCCGTGACTGCCGAACAGGACGGCGACGTCGTGGTCCTGAGCGTCACGCGATTGAACGTCAGCGGCGTCGCCGTCAGTGGGGCCGGCGAGACGGCCGTCACGCTTCGGTCGAACGTCAGCCACGAACGGACGCGACTCGGTGCCGGGACCCACGGTATCGCCATCGAGACGACGAAACCGGAGCCGTTGCTCCGCTGGTTCCGCGACCGGAACGCGACGGCTGGGCGGTGGGACTTCGACGGGGACGGTATCGAGAGCGTCGTCGCACGGTTCCCCGGGAACCGGACGGGCTATCTCGTCGTCCACGACGTGCGCTTGGAGGTGGGGCATGAATAA
- a CDS encoding type II secretion system F family protein, whose amino-acid sequence MATTERSGERVGRSFAALDRGLYALFSRHADRPRHERDRQRYRAADLRTGFDLYISRVYGVSWLVFAVVAVAGAGTLLALPTAVADAVLSFLGTGVPVLNRLSLPTVPRAYVALGFGAVGGLLGKRLAVRFGGVYLRWVGSARRSDIERTLPGAVRYLRVLSSGSGDAGAILATVAEQDAYGETAASLRTALNKAELTGSLERGLETVARDTPSRDLLAPFLLKFREHANQGGDALANYLRLEGRMLSNRQARARERTSGFLELVSELFVVLLVLPALFVLILTVMSVLTPGLSGSVATPVGPVPLRSLLVYGSAGFVLAVGAGAAFIVGTLRPADHSVQRYERPDGVRATLRSVPHNPTSAAVVTLPFACVVAAVLWAWEYALLNAMLFGYVTVGLPVGAVAVRRARLDDAKDREIKDFVHAVSGHVSLGRPFPEAVERVARDVDLGPLQTDVDDLAFTLGLTTSGAGDGDTDDVQAAALESFVDRVGTPMAAQTIGLVTGALDAGSDTEAVFETLQTEVGRLYHARKQLRSALLVYVAVGWTTALLVIGIMVTVSGYVLDGFTQLSAVAGSGSGLALNPEGVTPAADRWRFYVVTQATMLSCGWFAGTASRGRYEALLHSALLVTVGYVVFAGVGMV is encoded by the coding sequence GTGGCGACGACTGAACGCTCGGGCGAGCGGGTCGGCCGGTCGTTCGCGGCACTCGACCGGGGGTTGTACGCGCTGTTCTCCCGCCACGCCGACCGGCCGCGGCACGAACGCGACCGGCAACGCTACCGGGCCGCGGACCTCCGAACCGGCTTCGACCTCTACATCTCCCGGGTGTACGGCGTCTCGTGGCTCGTCTTCGCCGTCGTCGCAGTGGCGGGTGCCGGGACGCTGTTGGCACTGCCGACGGCCGTCGCCGATGCGGTTCTGTCGTTTCTTGGGACGGGGGTGCCGGTGCTGAACCGTCTCTCCCTGCCGACGGTTCCGCGGGCGTACGTCGCGCTCGGGTTCGGAGCCGTCGGGGGACTGCTCGGCAAGCGGTTGGCAGTCCGGTTCGGTGGCGTCTATCTCCGGTGGGTCGGGAGTGCCCGCCGCTCGGACATCGAGCGGACGCTCCCCGGTGCGGTCCGGTATCTCCGCGTCCTCTCGTCGGGCAGCGGCGACGCGGGCGCGATACTGGCGACAGTCGCGGAGCAAGATGCCTACGGCGAGACGGCCGCCTCACTTCGGACCGCGCTCAACAAGGCCGAACTCACCGGGAGTCTCGAACGCGGACTGGAGACTGTCGCTCGGGACACGCCGTCGCGTGACCTGCTCGCGCCCTTCCTCCTGAAGTTCCGCGAACACGCGAATCAAGGCGGAGACGCGCTGGCGAACTACCTCCGGTTGGAGGGGCGGATGCTCTCGAACCGGCAGGCACGCGCCCGCGAGCGGACCAGCGGGTTCCTCGAACTCGTCTCGGAGTTGTTCGTCGTCCTCCTCGTCCTGCCCGCGCTGTTCGTCCTCATCCTGACCGTCATGAGTGTCCTCACACCGGGTCTGTCCGGCAGCGTCGCCACGCCAGTCGGCCCGGTTCCGCTCCGGAGTCTCCTCGTGTACGGGAGTGCGGGGTTCGTCCTGGCGGTCGGTGCGGGGGCCGCGTTCATCGTCGGGACGCTCCGCCCCGCGGACCACTCGGTCCAGCGGTACGAACGGCCCGACGGCGTCCGCGCGACGCTCCGGTCGGTGCCGCACAATCCGACGAGCGCGGCCGTGGTCACACTGCCGTTCGCCTGCGTCGTCGCCGCGGTGTTGTGGGCGTGGGAGTACGCGCTCCTGAACGCGATGCTGTTCGGCTACGTCACCGTCGGGTTGCCCGTCGGTGCGGTCGCCGTCCGGCGCGCCCGGTTGGACGACGCGAAAGACCGGGAAATCAAAGACTTCGTTCACGCGGTGTCCGGGCACGTCAGCCTCGGTCGGCCGTTCCCCGAGGCGGTCGAGCGTGTCGCCCGCGACGTGGACCTCGGGCCGCTCCAGACCGACGTGGACGACCTCGCGTTCACGCTCGGGCTGACCACCAGCGGCGCGGGCGACGGCGACACCGACGACGTACAGGCCGCCGCTCTAGAGTCGTTCGTCGACCGAGTCGGCACGCCGATGGCGGCCCAGACCATCGGGCTGGTCACCGGCGCGCTCGACGCGGGAAGCGACACGGAGGCCGTCTTCGAGACGCTACAGACAGAAGTTGGACGGCTCTACCACGCCCGGAAGCAACTCCGCTCCGCGCTGCTCGTGTACGTCGCCGTCGGGTGGACGACGGCACTGCTGGTCATCGGCATCATGGTCACGGTGAGTGGCTACGTCCTCGATGGCTTCACGCAACTCTCGGCGGTCGCCGGGTCGGGCTCCGGCCTCGCACTCAACCCGGAGGGTGTGACACCGGCGGCGGACCGCTGGCGGTTCTACGTCGTCACGCAGGCGACGATGCTGTCCTGTGGCTGGTTCGCGGGTACCGCGAGCCGTGGCCGGTACGAGGCACTCCTCCACTCGGCCCTGCTCGTCACCGTCGGCTACGTCGTCTTCGCGGGGGTCGGGATGGTATGA